From Aristaeella lactis, the proteins below share one genomic window:
- a CDS encoding phosphotransferase yields MNDDIIKIFALFSDEVPKEVRLLDTSHGDEDFRTAVIVETESGSKYVLKLADNDFTLPERITIWQRTVEEYRKLGYYCPRIIADKSGSFPRVDYEGHKCTAYVEEYAPYRSAEDRFAENEGEHEGKLYKTYLRDIWQMTAKMAAQYFDYSEYPSAYCLFEKFCPSDETDEVLGNALEWKKYADTLPEEFREQVERIWQLWTDNRAALEKVYKQFPTTVLQADLNFSNVLIDDAGKFVGIYDFNLCGREVFLNYLIRECRDDGYICEALKASAEYYHFSDFEKDTVQMLYRCLMPLWYTRVEDMKDLGNDYKAVRAFLDETERMLTDPIDFREYME; encoded by the coding sequence ATGAATGATGATATCATAAAGATATTTGCACTGTTTTCCGATGAAGTACCGAAAGAGGTTCGCCTGCTTGACACCAGCCATGGCGATGAAGATTTCAGAACTGCCGTCATCGTTGAAACGGAGTCCGGCAGCAAGTATGTGCTGAAGCTGGCGGATAATGATTTTACGCTTCCGGAGAGGATCACGATCTGGCAGAGAACGGTTGAGGAATACCGCAAGCTGGGGTATTACTGCCCGAGGATCATCGCGGATAAATCCGGCAGTTTCCCCAGGGTTGATTATGAGGGCCACAAGTGCACGGCTTATGTGGAGGAATACGCGCCTTACCGGTCTGCAGAAGATCGTTTTGCGGAGAACGAGGGCGAGCATGAAGGAAAACTGTATAAAACCTACCTGCGGGATATCTGGCAGATGACGGCAAAGATGGCGGCCCAATACTTTGATTATTCGGAGTATCCGTCCGCTTACTGCCTGTTTGAAAAATTCTGTCCCAGCGATGAAACGGATGAGGTGCTGGGAAACGCCCTGGAATGGAAAAAATACGCGGACACCCTGCCCGAAGAGTTCAGGGAGCAGGTGGAAAGAATATGGCAGCTGTGGACGGATAACCGGGCGGCGCTTGAAAAGGTCTATAAACAGTTTCCAACCACAGTGCTGCAGGCAGATCTTAACTTTTCCAACGTTCTTATTGATGATGCGGGAAAGTTTGTCGGGATCTATGATTTCAACCTCTGCGGCAGGGAAGTATTCCTCAATTACCTTATCCGGGAATGCCGCGATGACGGTTATATATGCGAGGCGCTGAAAGCCTCCGCCGAATACTATCATTTCTCGGACTTCGAAAAGGATACAGTGCAGATGCTATACCGCTGCCTGATGCCGCTGTGGTATACCCGGGTGGAGGACATGAAAGATCTCGGGAATGATTACAAAGCTGTCAGGGCATTCCTTGATGAAACTGAGCGCATGCTTACCGATCCGATCGATTTCAGGGAATATATGGAGTAA
- a CDS encoding HAD family hydrolase, with translation MIRYIFFDLGSTLIDESKCIEYRICQLLTQPGAPDRETLERRMAELASQNKLPYKDAAKEFGLETIKWPQQLERLYNGAAETLEKLKPRYHLGIIANQNPGTEERLKAYGIHHFFDVIIASAEAGLDKPDPEIFRLALREAGCMPDEAFMVGDRLDNDIEPAAGLGMHTVWVKQGSFARGDVTLIRHKPEYTVDSISDVPGVFDL, from the coding sequence ATGATCAGATATATCTTTTTCGATCTTGGATCAACACTGATCGATGAGAGCAAGTGTATCGAGTACAGGATCTGCCAACTGCTGACACAGCCAGGCGCGCCTGACAGGGAAACCCTGGAACGCCGGATGGCGGAGCTGGCCTCACAGAACAAGCTTCCCTACAAGGATGCCGCCAAAGAATTCGGCCTTGAAACCATCAAATGGCCGCAGCAGCTGGAGCGGCTCTATAACGGCGCGGCGGAGACACTGGAAAAACTGAAACCGCGGTATCACCTGGGGATCATTGCCAATCAAAACCCGGGAACTGAAGAACGGCTGAAAGCATACGGAATCCATCATTTCTTTGACGTGATCATCGCTTCTGCTGAGGCGGGGCTTGATAAGCCTGATCCGGAAATCTTCAGACTTGCCCTCCGGGAAGCCGGCTGTATGCCGGATGAAGCATTCATGGTCGGCGACAGACTGGATAATGATATTGAGCCTGCCGCAGGACTGGGAATGCATACGGTCTGGGTGAAACAGGGATCGTTTGCCCGCGGGGATGTTACCCTGATCAGGCACAAGCCTGAGTATACGGTGGACAGCATTTCAGATGTGCCGGGAGTATTTGACCTGTGA
- a CDS encoding HIT family protein, translating to MSDCIFCKIISGEIPSRKIFEDEWTYAFMDVAQDVDGHILVVPKAHRKNILDCDEETLAQLMRTVKKISNHLTEKCGYNGVNLLNASDESAGQSVPHFHIHIIPRKTGDGIDAWPHFDGAKQDAETVFNSIKMQ from the coding sequence ATGTCAGACTGTATATTCTGCAAAATCATCAGCGGGGAGATCCCGTCCAGGAAGATCTTTGAGGATGAATGGACATACGCGTTCATGGACGTGGCGCAGGATGTGGACGGGCATATCCTGGTTGTTCCCAAAGCCCACAGGAAGAATATCCTGGACTGCGATGAGGAAACCCTGGCGCAGCTGATGCGGACCGTGAAAAAGATCTCCAATCACCTGACGGAAAAATGCGGGTATAACGGGGTGAACCTGCTGAACGCCAGCGATGAAAGCGCGGGCCAGTCCGTACCGCATTTCCATATCCATATCATCCCGCGGAAAACCGGGGACGGGATTGATGCCTGGCCGCATTTTGACGGAGCAAAGCAGGACGCGGAAACGGTATTTAACAGCATCAAAATGCAGTAA
- a CDS encoding CPBP family intramembrane glutamic endopeptidase — translation MMADNAIKAPNDSYRYRPVLFFALAYLFTWIFWLPAIFVSENLGAGFMMIGLIAPAVVSTVFVLVSGSDALKQDLKNKIIGFYKVKWQNVLLAILVFAGIVAVSILLSLPFGQSLKQFSLTEDFSFTGVGIGSALITVTVASIIEEVGWKGYCEDSIGNYMNWFWESMIFGVLWSFWHFPLLFIKGTYQAGLMVNPVYVINFFVSGIPLGFIITWVYLASDRSILACMIFHLTVNFMQEKIAMTPETKCVETVVVTIAAAIIVLANKEMFFGTKHVGRLLDTLQVQKA, via the coding sequence ATGATGGCGGACAACGCAATCAAGGCACCCAATGATTCCTACCGGTACAGGCCTGTCCTGTTCTTTGCCCTGGCGTATCTCTTCACATGGATCTTCTGGCTTCCCGCAATCTTTGTATCGGAAAACCTGGGAGCTGGCTTCATGATGATCGGCCTGATCGCACCGGCTGTTGTGTCGACCGTGTTTGTCCTGGTTTCAGGCTCCGACGCGCTGAAACAGGACCTGAAGAACAAGATTATCGGATTCTATAAGGTGAAATGGCAGAACGTGCTCCTGGCGATCCTGGTATTCGCGGGAATCGTGGCCGTGTCGATCCTGCTGTCCCTGCCTTTCGGCCAGTCCCTGAAGCAGTTTTCCCTGACAGAGGACTTTTCCTTTACCGGCGTCGGGATCGGCAGCGCCCTGATCACGGTGACCGTGGCGTCGATCATTGAGGAGGTCGGCTGGAAGGGATACTGCGAGGATTCCATCGGCAATTATATGAACTGGTTCTGGGAATCCATGATCTTCGGCGTCCTGTGGTCTTTCTGGCATTTCCCGCTGCTCTTCATCAAGGGAACATACCAGGCCGGACTGATGGTGAATCCTGTTTATGTGATCAACTTCTTTGTAAGCGGGATCCCGCTCGGATTCATCATTACCTGGGTTTACCTTGCGAGCGACCGGTCCATCCTGGCCTGCATGATATTCCACCTGACGGTCAACTTCATGCAGGAAAAGATCGCCATGACGCCTGAGACCAAGTGCGTGGAAACGGTCGTAGTGACCATCGCCGCGGCCATTATTGTGCTGGCGAACAAGGAAATGTTCTTTGGAACGAAACATGTCGGAAGACTGCTGGACACACTGCAGGTACAAAAGGCATGA